From the Lysinibacillus fusiformis genome, the window ATTGACCAAAACATTGAGGATAAGGTGCTGCAGCAAATATCCTTAATTCCACATATTACAAAGGTTTCTAAAATTAATAACTAAGGGGGTGTCCCGTAATGGACGTTTTATTTCATAATGTTCGTGAGCTTGTTGAACGAGCAGAGCAAGAAGGAAAATTAATATCAGAAATTATGATCGAACAGGAAATATTGATAACTGGCAGAACTCGCGAAGAAATCATCCAGCAAATGGATCGAAATCTAACAGTGATGGAAGAAGCAATTGAACGCGGATTACAAGGTGTGCAATCAGTAACAGGTTTAACTGGTGGGGATGCCGTATTGCTTCAAAATTATATTAAACAAGGAAAGTCACTAGCAGGTGATTTATTATTAGATGCAGTAAGTAAAGCGGTTGCAACAAATGAAGTAAATGCTGCAATGGGCACAATATGTGCAACGCCAACAGCAGGTTCGGCAGGTGTTGTACCAGGAACGCTTTTTGCTGTAAAAAACAAACTAAATCCAACTCGTGAGCAAATGATTCGTTATTTATTTACGTCAGGAGCATTTGGATTTGTGGTAGCAAATAATGCTTCCATTTCTGGGGCTGCTGGCGGTTGTCAGGCAGAGGTTGGTTCAGCCGCAGGTATGGCTGCTGCTGCTATTGTTGAAATGGCTGGAGGTACACCACAGCAATGTTCAGAAGCCTTTGCCATTACACTAAAAAATATGCTAGGACTTGTCTGTGACCCAGTAGCAGGTTTAGTTGAAGTACCATGTGTCAAACGTAATGCTATGGGTGCATCTAACTCCCTTGTAGCGGCGGATATGGCGCTTGCAGGTGTAACGAGTCGTATTCCATGTGATGAAGTAATTGGCGCAATGTATCGCATTGGACAATCTATGAGTCCAAATCTTAAAGAGACCGCACGAGGTGGTCTAGCGGCAACACCAACAGGAAAGGCTATTAGTAAAGCTATTCTTGAAAACGGTGGCTTACAAAGCATTAAAGCACTTCAATAAAAATGAAGAAACATGCTATCTGAATAGGTAGCATGTTTTTATGTTGGTTGATAACTTAATGGAAAGAAAAACCCTCTAACGTACATCGTCGTTTTATGTATAATTAAATTTTAATAAGTGAAATCTTAATTGATAGCAGGGGCGTGAATAGAGATGGATTTGCGTAATTTGAAAACGTTTCATGTTGTTTCAACTTACCTCAACTTTACAAAAGCGGCTCAAATTTTAAATTATAGCCAGCCTACAATTAGCCAACAGATTAAAGCGTTAGAGGAAGAGTTAGGACATATCTTAATTAATCGAATGGGCAAAAAAATGTTTCTTTCTCAAGTAGGAAAAATAGTAAAGGAACATACTGATCGATTATTTGGGATTATGGAAGAAATGGAACAGGATTTGAAGAATTTCGAAAAACCCTTTGGCCATTTGACAATCGCTGCGCCAGAATTTTATTGTGGCTATTATTTATCACATATTATTGGCTCGTATTTAAAACTGTACCCTCATGTAAACTTAAAACTTCTTTGTGCCAATAGTAAAGAAACAGCTAAACTTGTGAGTTCAAATCAAGCAGATATAGGTTTTGTAGCTGGCTATCCTAGTTACGCTGGTGTAGAGGGGATATTATTGGAGGAAGAGGATTTAGTGTTGGTTGGAAATCCGCTTATTGTAAAAGACCGTGCTGTGCAGGAAATATTCGATCATTATCCCTTTATAACCTATGGTATGGATGACTCTATTGTCAGTTGCCTTCAAGAAATTCAGTGTAAGCCCCAAACAATAGTGGAATTTGGAAGCGAGGAAGCAATTAAACGAGCGGTAATGGAGCAAGTAGGTCTAGCCTTGCTGAGTGATATTATTATTCAAAAAGAGGTAAGCAAAGGAAGTCTTCAAGTTCTTTACCGATTTCCTAAAAAGTTACCTACTTATTTAATCTTTCCTCAAAATGCTAAAACATTTAGTAATGTAAGTACTTTTATTGATTTAGTCAAAGATACATGGAAAACAATTTAAAAGGTTTGTATATGAAAAGAATGTTGCTTCCTGGTGAAATCGCAGGAATGAACGTTCTTTTTTATTTGTAATTTTTTTGATGTATTCCGATGAATTATATGTAAATTTATCAATAGTAACTATTCGAAATAGTAATTTTTTATTTATTTTTTTATCAATTACAATGAATAAGACGGAAATTTCAAAAAAAGGGGATGGCTTTTTATGATGGAGAGATACGATATGCATTGATAGTGCTAATAAAAATTTGTTTTGATCACTGATTCAACTAAGGAGGATGGCGGATGAGTAAATTTATAGCTAATAAAGAAATAGAGCAACAAAAAGGAATTAATGTTTATGTGTTAATCTTTTGCCTTATTGTCGTATCATCCATTTTAACGTATTTTATTCCAGCTGGTTCATTTCAACGGGAAGAAGTTAATGGACGTCAAGTGATTCAACCTGGGACATTTAGTTTTACAGAAATGAACCCTATTGGATTTTTAGATATTTTTAGCAGTGTTCATTCTGGCATGATGCAAGGGGCAAGTATTATTTTCTTTGTATTGATTGTGGGAGGTACCTTTGGGATACTATCAGCCACAGGGGCGTTGGAATCCTTTATCGCTATGCTATCCGTAAAAATGGCTAAACGTGAAATGTTAATAATACCAGTATTGATGTTGTTTTTCGCCTGTGCTGGGTCATTAATGGGGATGTCTGATGAAACGATTGTGTATGTAGGGATTCTTGCACCGCTTGCTGTTGCCCTAGGTTTTGATGCAATTACGGGTTTTGCTATTGTTATTCTAGGTGCATCTGTCGGATTTTCGGCAGCTGTTATGAATCCGTTTACAGTAGGAATAGCGCAAGAGATTGCGGGCTTGCCATTATTTTCAGGAATTGCTTTTCGAATTGTAATTTTTATTGTCTTATACACAGTAGCAACAATATATGTATATCGCTATGCAAGAAAAGTGAAGAATAATCCCGAAATAGGGTTTTATGGGAATTTCCGCAATGAGGATGGTGGTTTCGTACAGGGGAATTCGAAAATGGAAATAAGACATAAGCTTGTTATGGCTACATTTCTATTGAATTTTATCGTGTTGATGTACGGGGTTGTAAAACTAGGTTGGTACATTACTGAAATAGCTGGTTTATTTTTATTGTTTGGTATTTTGATGGGGCTTATTGGCAAACTATCACCTTCGCATATTGCTAATTCATTTATGAAGGGTGCTGGGGATTTAATTGGTGGTGCGCTGATCATTGGATTAGCCCAGTCTATTTTAGTGATTTTCAATAACTCAGGATTAATTGATACAATCCTCTTTTACACGTCTGCATTGCTTGATTCAGTTCCACCTGTACTAAATGCAGTAGGGATGTTTATCTTCCAGTTATTTTTAAACTTTTTAGTACCATCAGGAAGTGGACAGGCTGCCTTAACAATGCCGATTATGGCACCTTTATCAGATATGATTGGCGTTACAAGACAGACAGCTGTACTTGCCTATCAATTTGGAGATGGTATGTCGAATATTATTTTCCCTACAGTAGGTTTTTTAATGGCGGGATTATCAATTGCGGGTATTCCTTGGGGTAAATGGATAAAATGGATTTTTCCGTTTATGCTTATTCAAGTAACAGTTGCTGTAATATCGCTCATTATTGCGCAAATCATACAATATGGACCTTTCTAAAGGAGTTTTAACAATGGAAATAATGAATATAAAAAAATTAGCAGAAAAGGCAATAGAGGATCGTCGTCATCTGCACCAATACCCAGAGCTTTCTGGTCAAGAATACGAAACAAGTGAGTTTATTCGCCAAAGACTAGAGGCGTTAGATATAGAAATTCTAGATTACGAACCTCCAGGTGTAGTGGCATTTATAAAAGGGACAAAGGGAACAAAGACCATTGCATTACGTGCCGATATAGATGCATTACCTATAGAAGAAGAGGGAGACAAGCCATACATTTCTCACAAGCAAGGTATTGCTCATATGTGTGGCCATGATGGTCATACTGCGATTTTATTAGCAGTTGCAACATGGATAAGCTTAAATAGGGAGAAAATCGAACCGAATATCAAGCTTATATTTCAATCGGCAGAGGAAATCACCCCAAGTGGAGCTGGTTTATTAATTCAAAAAGGTGTGTTGGAAGATGTAGATGCTATTTTTGGCATTCACCTATGGCAAGGTTTAGAGAAAGGTAAGATTGGTTTAACACATGGACCAATGATGGCTTCTATTGATGATTTTGAAATTATAATTCAAGGGTATGGTGGGCATGGATCGATGCCACATGAAACAATTGATCCTATTTATATAGCGAGCCATTTAATGCAAGCTTTTCAAAGTATCATAAGTAGAAATGTCAATCCTATCGATGCCGGTGTCATTACAGTAGGTAATATACAAGCGGGGACTACCTATAATATTATTCCTGATACGGCAAAATTAATTGGAACGATCAGAGCGTTGACACCGAACACTATAAAAATCATTAAAACGAAAATGGTAAGTTTAACAGAGGGAATTTGTCGAGCATTTGGAGCAGAGGGAAAAATCGATTTTATTTTAGGAACACCTCCGCTCATCAATGATCCGACACAATCACGAATTATTGAATCGATTGTACGGGAACAATTTGGAGATACTGCATTTAAGGTAGTTGAACCAGTCATGGGTGGAGAAGATTTTTCTTATTATTTACAACATAAGCCTGGAGCATTTGTTTTTGTAGGTATGGGTGGTGAAAAAAGCCAATATCCACATCATCATCCACGATTTGATGTAGATGAAGATGTTTTCCCTGACGCAATTCAACTATTTATAAACATTATCTTGCAACATAAATAATCAGACTAATTATACGGAAAGGAGCTATACATCGTGATAAAAAAGATTGAAGTGTTTGCAGCACGTTTACAATTAAAGGAACCATTCATTATTTCGTATGTTCATTTAGATGATATGCCAACTATTCTTACCAGAATAGAGACGGATGAGGGGGTAGTTGGCTGGGGCGAAGCTGTGCCTGATCAAAATGTGACTGGTGAAACTTGGGAGAGTACGTATCACGTTATTAAACATGAATTAGCCCCATTATTGATTAATGAAGATCCATTTGCAGTAGAGCGTATTCATAAAAAGTTTAATGAAAAAATTGATGGAGTCCCTTCAGCAAAAGCAGCATTGGACATTGCACTCTATGATTTGATGGGGAAAATGACTGGTCAACCTGTTTATCAATTAATTGGCGGAAAAGCACATGAGGAATTACAGGTGCCAAGAGTGATTAGTATTAAAAGTCCAGAAGAAATGGCTAAAGATGCAAGTGAATTTGTAAAATCGGGTTTCCGTAATATTAAAATTAAGGTTGGTACAAATGCTGAAATAGATATTGCTCGTATTCGTGCGGTAAGAGAAGCAATAGGGGATGAGGTGCAACTGCGGGTAGATGCCAATCAAGGTTGGAATAGAATGGAGACATTAAAAGTAATAAGAGAAACTACAGCTTGTCATGTAGACTGGTACGAGCAACCTGTAAAAGCACATGATTTAAGAGCGTTAAAAGAAATCAGAGCCCTTTCTCCTTGTAGTATTATGGTAGATGAGGGTGTTCATAATATTTATGATTTAGTCGATGTCATAGAAATGCGTGCTGCGGATATGCTAAATATAAAATTAATGAAATCAGGTGGAATCTATCCAGCTCTAGCTCTAGCAAGTCTGGCAGAGGCTGCAGAGATGCCTTGTCAAGTAGGCTCTATGGTGGAATCAGCAATCGGAACAATGGCTGGGGCACACCTAGCGATTAGTAAGTCGATTATCCATACAAACGAGATGGTTGGGCCATTAATGTTTGTAAAAGATGTGGCAAATGTTACATACTATAAAGACATCCTACAGTTAAGCCATAAAGCTGGATTAGGAATAGAAGTTGATGAGCAATATGTGAAAGAAATTACATGCTTCTCCTGTGAAATTAAATAATCAAAAATTTAACCCTATCAATCATTGGTAGGGTTTTTGCTTATGTGTAGGGTTAGGGAAATAATTTATGGTACATTAGATAGAGAGAGGGTATAACACTACATAAACAATCAATGAAGGGAGTTGTGGGAGAAGATGACTGAATTATATGGACCCGTCAATGAATTAAAAGGCGTCGGGAAAGAAACAGCAGCACATCTTGAATCACTAGGAATCAATACAATAGCTGATTTATTATGGACGTTCCCACATCGACATGAAGATTTTCGTTTAAAAGATTTAGCGCAAACACCACATAACGAACGTGTGACGGTTGAATGTAAGGTGGAGCGTGAGCCTACAGTTTTGTTTTTAGGTCGCAATAAATCAAGACTTCAAGTAACCGTTTTAGCAGGACGTCATTTAGTGAAAGTCGTATTTTTTAATCAGGGCTATTTAAAGCAAAAGCTTGTACCTGGAGCCATTATTACGGTGACTGGAAAATGGGATCGTGGTAGACAAGTAATCAACGGCACTTCTGTCACATTTGGTCCTAAAACGGATCAAGTAGACTTTGAGCCTGTCTATAGTCTGAAAGGTTTGATCCCACAAAAAAGATTTCGAAAATATATGCGACAAGTGTTAGATGACTGTGGTGCAGTGTTGCCAGATACCATTCCACATTATTTACTAGAGTCGTATAAGCTCGTTTCAATAAGAGAGGGCTTGGAGGGTATTCATTTTCCACTGGATGCCGGACATGCTAAACAGGCAAGAAGACGCTTTGCCTATGAGGAGCTATTGAACTTCCAATTGCGTATTCAAGCTTTACGGAAAATAAGGAAGGATAGTGAACACGGTACAGTCATTCAGTTTGATGTGCATAAGTTACGAGACTTTATTGCTTCTTTGCCCTATGAATTGACGAATGCCCAAAAACGCGTGGTGAATGAAATTTGTAAAGATTTGAAGGAACCGCATCGAATGAATCGCTTGCTACAGGGGGATGTAGGTTCAGGGAAAACAGTCGTAGCGGCAATAGGGCTATATGCGGCCGTAACAGCAGGTTTTCAAGGAGCCTTAATGGCACCAACTGAAATATTAGCAGAACAGCACTTGGAGAACTTGAAAGAATGGTTCCAGCCCTTTGGCATTCGTGTTGCACTGTTATCTGGGTCCACTAAAACAAAGGAGCGACGTGTGATATTAGCTGATTTGGCAAATGGGGATCTTGATATTGTCATTGGCACACATGCACTCATCCAGCCAGATGTTGTTTTTCATAAATTAGGCTTTGTCATCACGGATGAACAGCACCGCTTTGGTGTGGAGCAACGTCGTGTTTTGCGAGATAAAGGGGAGAATCCAGATGTGCTCTTTATGACAGCTACCCCGATACCAAGAACACTGGCTATTACGGCATTTGGGGAAATGGATGTATCGATGATTGATGAAATGCCAGCAGGGCGCAAGCAGATTGAAACGCATTGGATGAAGAAAGAACAAATCGGCTCTGTTTTGTCCAAGCTAGAATTAGAGTTAGCGGCTGGAAGACAAGCCTATGCGATTTGCCCGCTTATTGAGGAATCCGATAAGCTTGATGTTCAAAATGCAGTGGAAATTTATGAGCAGCTAGCGACTTATTTTAAAGATCGTTATCAGGTCGGTTTAATGCATGGGCGTTTATCAGCCGATGAAAAAGATGCTGTTATGCGGGCTTTTAGTGAAGGAACCATTCAGGTTTTAGTTTCTACAACCGTTGTGGAGGTAGGTGTGAATGTGCCGAATGCTACCTTTATGATTGTCTATGATGCTGAACGTTTTGGCTTAGCGCAGTTGCATCAGCTTCGAGGGCGTGTTGGGCGTGGAGAGCATCAATCCTACTGTATTTTACTTGCTGATCCTAAGTCTGATGAGGGGAAAGAGCGTATGCAATCGATGACGGAAACGAATGATGGTTTCCGTTTAGCTGAAAAAGATTTGGAATTAAGGGGACCAGGGGACTTTTTTGGTAGAAAGCAAAGTGGTTTACCTGATTTTCAAGTAGCTGATTTAGTACATGATTATCGTATACTGGAGACCGCTAGAAAAGATGCCACAGAGATGCTTGAAACAAAGGCGTTTTGGCAGGATGACGACTATCAATACTTGCGTAAAATGCTAGAGGATTCTGGTGTTTTACAAGGGGAACGCTTCGATTAGTGTTGGAAGCTTATTAGCATAGAAAGAATGTAAGTACTTGATTTCAAAACAAGTCTTGCATTCTTTTTTTATACTCTATATACTGATATTAGTACCAAGTGCTAATAACAACTCAAAAGGTGGCGAATGAAGTTGAGACGAACGAAAAAAGAGCGACAGCGACTACTATCTGAAACGATAGCTGAAAATCCATTCGTCACAGATGAACAGCTAGCAACACAGTTTCAGGTAAGTGTCCAAACAATTCGTTTAGACCGTATGGAGTTATCCATACCAGAATTACGAGAGCGAATTAAAGACGTTGCTTCAAAAAACTATGAAAATGAAGTAAAATCTCTACCGATTGATGAGGTCATCGGGGAAATTGTAGATATTGAATTAGATCATCGAGCACTCTCGATTTTTGATGTACAAGAAGAGCATGTTTTTCAGCGCAATGGCATTGCACGTGGCCATCATTTGTTTGCGCAAGCAAATTCATTAGCGGTTGCAGTAATTGATGACGAACTAGCATTAACCGTACATTCCAATATAACGTTTGTGAAACCTGTACGAGCTGGAAATCGTGTTATTACAAAAGCGATTGTTATCGGACGAGATGAACAAAAACATCGTACAAAAGTCGAGGTAACATCTACCGTTAATGGTGAAACCGTTTTTGTTGGTGAGTTTGATATGTACCGCACGAAAGGTAAAGGTGAGTAACAATGAAATTAGCGCTTGATGGAATGGGTGGAGACAATGCACCAAAATCAGTTGTTGAAGGTGCACTTTTAGCATTAGAGCAAATTCCAAACTTAGAAATTCAATTATATGGTCAGCAAGATAAGCTGGAACCATTTTTAAAACAACATGATCGATTAAAGGTTATACATTGTGAGGAAGTAGTAGAAGGAACTGATGATCCTGCCCGCGCTGTTCGTAGAAAAAAAGATTCTTCAATGGCACGTATGATGGATGCAGTAGAAGAAGGTAGAGCAGATGCTTGCCTTTCTGCTGGGAACACAGGTGCCCTTATGGCAGGAGGCTTATTTAAAGTAGGTCGCATTGAGGGAATAGCTCGACCAGCATTAGCTACAACGCTACCAACATTAGATGGTAAAGGCTTTTTAATGCTTGATTTAGGAGCAAACGCAGATGCTCGACCAGAGCATTTAGTGCAATATGCGATTATGGGTGATATTTATGCTAAAAAGGTTGGAGGATTACAAAAACCACGAATTGGCTTATTAAATATCGGCACTGAGGATAAAAAAGGAAATGAACTAACGAAAGCAGCCTTCGAATTATTGAAGGAAGCGGATTTGAATTTTATTGGTAATGTTGAAGCGCGTGATTTACTTGAAGGAGTAGCTGATGTTGTTGTAACGGATGGCTTTACAGGCAATATGGTGTTGAAGTCTATTGAAGGGACGGCCGGCGCTTTATTTTCCATGTTGAAAGAGGCCTTTATGTCTTCAACGAAAACAAAAATTTCGGCAGCACTCATGAAAAATAATTTACGTGACTTGAAAAATAAAATGGACTATACAGAGTATGGTGGCGCAGGATTGTTTGGCTTACAAGCACCTGTTATTAAGGCACATGGATCATCTAACGCGAAAGCGATTTTCAGTGCCATTCGACAAGCCAATACGATGGTAGAGCATACCGTTATTTCGACGATTACTGAGACAGTACGTCACATAGAAATTGATTAAGCAAAGGGGATTATTCAAATGACGAAAATAGCATTTATTTTTCCAGGACAGGGTTCGCAAGTAGTTGGAATGGGTCAAGAGTTTGTTGAAAATGCTACAGAAAGTAAAGCGTTTTATGATCGTGCAGATCAAGCTCTTCAATTTGAATTATCTAAATTAATGTTAGAAGGTCCAGCAGAAGAGTTAACATTGACATATCATGCACAGCCAGCGCTTCTTACTACTGGTGTAATGGTGGCCGAAAAGTTGCGCGCAGCAGGTATTCAACCACACTACGCAGCGGGTCATTCACTTGGAGAATATAGTGCATTGGTTTTAGCAGGCGTTATGTCATTTGATGATGCCGTGTCGATCGTGCATAAACGAGGTCTTTATATGAATGAAGCTGTACCAGCAGGACAAGG encodes:
- the sdaAA gene encoding L-serine ammonia-lyase, iron-sulfur-dependent, subunit alpha — encoded protein: MDVLFHNVRELVERAEQEGKLISEIMIEQEILITGRTREEIIQQMDRNLTVMEEAIERGLQGVQSVTGLTGGDAVLLQNYIKQGKSLAGDLLLDAVSKAVATNEVNAAMGTICATPTAGSAGVVPGTLFAVKNKLNPTREQMIRYLFTSGAFGFVVANNASISGAAGGCQAEVGSAAGMAAAAIVEMAGGTPQQCSEAFAITLKNMLGLVCDPVAGLVEVPCVKRNAMGASNSLVAADMALAGVTSRIPCDEVIGAMYRIGQSMSPNLKETARGGLAATPTGKAISKAILENGGLQSIKALQ
- a CDS encoding LysR family transcriptional regulator, with the translated sequence MDLRNLKTFHVVSTYLNFTKAAQILNYSQPTISQQIKALEEELGHILINRMGKKMFLSQVGKIVKEHTDRLFGIMEEMEQDLKNFEKPFGHLTIAAPEFYCGYYLSHIIGSYLKLYPHVNLKLLCANSKETAKLVSSNQADIGFVAGYPSYAGVEGILLEEEDLVLVGNPLIVKDRAVQEIFDHYPFITYGMDDSIVSCLQEIQCKPQTIVEFGSEEAIKRAVMEQVGLALLSDIIIQKEVSKGSLQVLYRFPKKLPTYLIFPQNAKTFSNVSTFIDLVKDTWKTI
- a CDS encoding YfcC family protein, whose protein sequence is MSKFIANKEIEQQKGINVYVLIFCLIVVSSILTYFIPAGSFQREEVNGRQVIQPGTFSFTEMNPIGFLDIFSSVHSGMMQGASIIFFVLIVGGTFGILSATGALESFIAMLSVKMAKREMLIIPVLMLFFACAGSLMGMSDETIVYVGILAPLAVALGFDAITGFAIVILGASVGFSAAVMNPFTVGIAQEIAGLPLFSGIAFRIVIFIVLYTVATIYVYRYARKVKNNPEIGFYGNFRNEDGGFVQGNSKMEIRHKLVMATFLLNFIVLMYGVVKLGWYITEIAGLFLLFGILMGLIGKLSPSHIANSFMKGAGDLIGGALIIGLAQSILVIFNNSGLIDTILFYTSALLDSVPPVLNAVGMFIFQLFLNFLVPSGSGQAALTMPIMAPLSDMIGVTRQTAVLAYQFGDGMSNIIFPTVGFLMAGLSIAGIPWGKWIKWIFPFMLIQVTVAVISLIIAQIIQYGPF
- a CDS encoding M20 metallopeptidase family protein, with translation MEIMNIKKLAEKAIEDRRHLHQYPELSGQEYETSEFIRQRLEALDIEILDYEPPGVVAFIKGTKGTKTIALRADIDALPIEEEGDKPYISHKQGIAHMCGHDGHTAILLAVATWISLNREKIEPNIKLIFQSAEEITPSGAGLLIQKGVLEDVDAIFGIHLWQGLEKGKIGLTHGPMMASIDDFEIIIQGYGGHGSMPHETIDPIYIASHLMQAFQSIISRNVNPIDAGVITVGNIQAGTTYNIIPDTAKLIGTIRALTPNTIKIIKTKMVSLTEGICRAFGAEGKIDFILGTPPLINDPTQSRIIESIVREQFGDTAFKVVEPVMGGEDFSYYLQHKPGAFVFVGMGGEKSQYPHHHPRFDVDEDVFPDAIQLFINIILQHK
- a CDS encoding mandelate racemase/muconate lactonizing enzyme family protein, with the translated sequence MIKKIEVFAARLQLKEPFIISYVHLDDMPTILTRIETDEGVVGWGEAVPDQNVTGETWESTYHVIKHELAPLLINEDPFAVERIHKKFNEKIDGVPSAKAALDIALYDLMGKMTGQPVYQLIGGKAHEELQVPRVISIKSPEEMAKDASEFVKSGFRNIKIKVGTNAEIDIARIRAVREAIGDEVQLRVDANQGWNRMETLKVIRETTACHVDWYEQPVKAHDLRALKEIRALSPCSIMVDEGVHNIYDLVDVIEMRAADMLNIKLMKSGGIYPALALASLAEAAEMPCQVGSMVESAIGTMAGAHLAISKSIIHTNEMVGPLMFVKDVANVTYYKDILQLSHKAGLGIEVDEQYVKEITCFSCEIK
- the recG gene encoding ATP-dependent DNA helicase RecG, which produces MTELYGPVNELKGVGKETAAHLESLGINTIADLLWTFPHRHEDFRLKDLAQTPHNERVTVECKVEREPTVLFLGRNKSRLQVTVLAGRHLVKVVFFNQGYLKQKLVPGAIITVTGKWDRGRQVINGTSVTFGPKTDQVDFEPVYSLKGLIPQKRFRKYMRQVLDDCGAVLPDTIPHYLLESYKLVSIREGLEGIHFPLDAGHAKQARRRFAYEELLNFQLRIQALRKIRKDSEHGTVIQFDVHKLRDFIASLPYELTNAQKRVVNEICKDLKEPHRMNRLLQGDVGSGKTVVAAIGLYAAVTAGFQGALMAPTEILAEQHLENLKEWFQPFGIRVALLSGSTKTKERRVILADLANGDLDIVIGTHALIQPDVVFHKLGFVITDEQHRFGVEQRRVLRDKGENPDVLFMTATPIPRTLAITAFGEMDVSMIDEMPAGRKQIETHWMKKEQIGSVLSKLELELAAGRQAYAICPLIEESDKLDVQNAVEIYEQLATYFKDRYQVGLMHGRLSADEKDAVMRAFSEGTIQVLVSTTVVEVGVNVPNATFMIVYDAERFGLAQLHQLRGRVGRGEHQSYCILLADPKSDEGKERMQSMTETNDGFRLAEKDLELRGPGDFFGRKQSGLPDFQVADLVHDYRILETARKDATEMLETKAFWQDDDYQYLRKMLEDSGVLQGERFD
- the fapR gene encoding transcription factor FapR; this encodes MRRTKKERQRLLSETIAENPFVTDEQLATQFQVSVQTIRLDRMELSIPELRERIKDVASKNYENEVKSLPIDEVIGEIVDIELDHRALSIFDVQEEHVFQRNGIARGHHLFAQANSLAVAVIDDELALTVHSNITFVKPVRAGNRVITKAIVIGRDEQKHRTKVEVTSTVNGETVFVGEFDMYRTKGKGE
- the plsX gene encoding phosphate acyltransferase PlsX, whose protein sequence is MKLALDGMGGDNAPKSVVEGALLALEQIPNLEIQLYGQQDKLEPFLKQHDRLKVIHCEEVVEGTDDPARAVRRKKDSSMARMMDAVEEGRADACLSAGNTGALMAGGLFKVGRIEGIARPALATTLPTLDGKGFLMLDLGANADARPEHLVQYAIMGDIYAKKVGGLQKPRIGLLNIGTEDKKGNELTKAAFELLKEADLNFIGNVEARDLLEGVADVVVTDGFTGNMVLKSIEGTAGALFSMLKEAFMSSTKTKISAALMKNNLRDLKNKMDYTEYGGAGLFGLQAPVIKAHGSSNAKAIFSAIRQANTMVEHTVISTITETVRHIEID